In Panthera leo isolate Ple1 chromosome E3, P.leo_Ple1_pat1.1, whole genome shotgun sequence, a genomic segment contains:
- the LOC122209477 gene encoding serine protease 29-like, whose amino-acid sequence MGIPAMLKALGAQLRDRRWGVGRGRRIQVAAAPGLSLTPGCLSSPSSTPPPNGALPKPPAHFLWPKHKGPRGPPEQRPVEPGKMLWLLLLTPFFSGTCVMGSPASLPGNELVGIVGGLSAPQGKWPWQVSLKVYNYNWASWVHICGGSLIHPKWVLTAAHCIDRKDADPAAYRIHAGDVYLYGGRTLLNVTQVIVHPDYINAHLGADVALLQLSHSVKYTANVRPVKLPSALLEVTPEDECWVTGWGTVMVHQLLPPPYRLQQVAVSVVENAVCDQQYHNATSHRLAGRKIIQDDMLCAGTEGRDSCQGDSGGPLVCNTTGAWHLVGVVSWGDSCAVRNRPGVYARVQTYVPWITQQIGRGL is encoded by the exons ATGGGAATTCCTGCAATGTTGAAGGCCCTGGGGGCTCAGCTGAGGGACCGAAG GTGGGGCGTGGGCCGGGGACGGCGTATCCAGGTGGCAGCTGCCCCCGGCCTCAGCCTGACACCCGGCTGCCTTTCgtccccatcctccaccccccccccaaatggagCACTGCCCAAGCCGCCCGCCCACTTCCTGTGGCCAAAACATAAAGGACCTCGGGGGCCCCCGGAGCAGAGACCCGTGGAGCCTGGCAAG ATGCTGTGGCTGTTGCTTCTGACACCCTTCTTCTCGGGGACCTGCGTCATGGGGAGCCCAG cctccctcccaggaAATGAGCTGGTGGGCATCGTCGGGGGCCTCAGTGCCCCCCAGGGGAAGTGGCCGTGGCAGGTCAGCCTGAAAGTCTACAATTATAACTGGGCCTCCTGGGTGCACATCTGCGGGGGCTCCCTCATCCACCCCAAGTGGGTGCTGACCGCTGCCCACTGCATCGACCG GAAGGACGCCGACCCGGCAGCCTACCGCATCCATGCCGGGGACGTGTACCTCTACGGCGGGAGGACGCTGCTGAATGTGACCCAAGTCATCGTCCACCCTGACTACATCAACGCCCACCTGGGTGCGGACGTGGCCCTGCTCCAGCTGTCACACTCTGTGAAATACACGGCTAACGTCAGGCCTGTCAAGCTCCCGTCGGCCCTGCTTGAAGTCACCCCAGAGGACGAGTGCTGGGTGACCGGCTGGGGCACCGTCATGGTGCACC AGTTGCTGCCTCCGCCCTACCGTCTGCAGCAGGTGGCGGTGAGCGTGGTGGAGAACGCCGTCTGTGACCAGCAGTACCACAACGCGACCAGCCACCGCTTGGCGGGCAGGAAGATCATCCAGGACGACATGCTGTGTGCGGGGACCGAGGGCCGGGACTCCTGCCAG ggCGACTCCGGAGGCCCTCTGGTCTGCAACACGACGGGTGCTTGGCACTTGGTGGGAGTGGTCAGCTGGGGCGACAGCTGTGCCGTGAGAAACCGTCCCGGGGTCTATGCTCGCGTCCAGACGTACGTGCCCTGGATCACGCAGCAAATCGGGAGGGGCCTCTGA